The Desulfatibacillum aliphaticivorans DSM 15576 DNA window GCCCTGGGCGGATACGGCGAGTTTGTGGAAAAGGACGAGGACATCGTCCCGGCCTTGAAGCGGGCCATTGAATCCGGCAAGCCCGCCTGTGTGAATGTCATGACCGACTGCACTGCGGTGAGTCCCGCCACGGTGGTGTTTTATCAGACCTTGTCCGATTTTTAATAAGAGGCGGACCATAGTTGCAAATGGAGGGAAGCATGGGGTTTTTGACCGGTAAAAAAGGAAAGGCGATCAGCATAATACTTATGGCCTTGTTTGCTGCGGGCGCCATCCTCTGGACGGCGACGGCGCCTCCGCCGTATATCCGCATCCATCCGCCCATTGAAATGGGGGAGGTTCCGCAAGGCGTCACGGATGTGCAGGCTGAGGGCGATCCCTTGGGCGAGCTGTTGGTGGAAATGAAAGACTTGCCCGGACACGACGAGATCGTCCTCCAGGAAGATCTCGGCCGCGCCTTTGTAACCTGCATGGACGGCAAAATCTGGAAGGTGGATTTTATCGCCAATACCGCAGAGCCCTTTGTGGACCCGCCCCTGATGGCGGCGGGCGCCCGGCAAATACCCGGCGCCCCGGACACGATCGTGTTCTGCACATCGTACCTGCACGGTGCAGCCTATCCGGAAGGCGAGAAGGTCGGGATTTACAAACTGTCCGTTTCCTCCAGACAGGTCGCCCCATTACTCACCAGAGCCCCCGTCATCCGCGAGACCTACGCAATCCCCGGCGAAAACACCGGGGCGGTTTACACCGGCGAAAACTTCAGGCCGTTTAAAATAGAGGAAATGACCGAGCAAAACAGCCGCCCCCTTATGTTCTGCAACGACCTGGACATAAGCCGGGACGGCAAGCGCATTTATTTCAGCGAGCCTTTCGCCTATGAGGGCGCTTCCATGGGAGGCGGCGCCGTGGCCGAAGCCGTCTCATTGGGAAAAAACGGCATGCTGTGGCAGCTTGATCTGGAGGACGGCAGCGTAGGGCTGGTTGGCCGGGGGTACTCATTTTTGGACGGCGTGCTGCTGGAGTATGAAAACGGCGACCGGGAAAGCTCCATCCTCATAACCGAGACCATCAAATTCCGGATATTGCGGCTGCATCTGGAGGGCGCCAAAGCAGGCAAGGATAGGGTGCTTTGGAAGAACCTTCCCGGCATGCCGGACGGATTGGACCGGGACGCCCAGGGCAGAGTCTGGGCGGGCTTGCTGAAAAGGCGCTCGCCATTGGTGAACTTCATCCACGCGAATCCCTGGATCAAGCCTTTGTTTCTGCGAATTCCGCCGTCCATGGTTCCGGCGGGCAAGGAAACGGGGATTATCGCCTTTTCGCCGGATTGCTCCCAAGCGCTTTATTCCACCATGCACGACGGCAACGCCATGAGCGACATTTCGGTTGTCGTTCCCGGCCGGGACAGGTTCTATTTGCCTCGGTTCGACCTGGAATCCCATGGATTGTACAGCATGAACAACCCATTGGATTAATATATTGCGACTGTGTTTAAGGGAGGGTCATATATGAAATAAGATCGCCATTGTCACCGGCGGAGGCGCAGGAATCGGCAAGGCTGCGCGCCTTGCTTTGCCAGGAACGGCGCCCATGTGGTTATTATTGAAAATATCGAGGCGGACGTTAACAGCGTCGCCGAAGAAATCAGTGCTCTGGGACGGTTCAGCCCCTATCCGCAGCTAAGGTAATAAAAAAGGCGCCGCAATGTTGCGCAGGTTCACCCGCCAAAATACTTAGTGGGGTCGGGAACGCCGGCCTCTGCAAAGCCTTTTTTACGAAGCAGACAGGAGTCGCACTGGCCGCAGGCCAGGCCTTCAGGCGAGGGGTCGTAGCAGCTATGGGTCAGACCGTAATCCACGCCCAAGGCGATCCCCTTTTGGATGATTTGCGCCTTGGTCAGGTCTATCAAGGGGGTGTGAATTTCGATCTTTGTACGGCTTTCCACGCCCGCCTTGGTGGCCAGATTGGCCATGGCGGTAAAGGCCTGGATGTATTCGGGGCGGCAGTCGGGGTATCCGCTGTAATCCACCGCGTTCACACCGATGAAAATATGCGAGGTTTCCAGAACTTCGGCCCATGCCAGGGCGAAGGAAAGGAATATGGTGTTCCGGGCGGGAACGTAGGTGACGGGGATTTCCTTTTCCATATCTTCCGGCGCCCGGCCCTTGGGAACGTCGAGATCAGCGGTGAGGGCCGAGCCTCCAAAGCACGTCAGGTCTATGTTTGCAACTTGATGCCGGACGGCGCCCAGGGTTTTAGCGACCCTTTTGGCAGCCTCCAGCTCCGTGGTGTGGCGCTGTCCGTAGGAAAAGCTGAGGGCGTAGACCTGGAAGCCCATGTCCTTGGCTATGGCCATGGCCGTGGCGGAGTCCAGGCCGCCGCTTAATAAAACAACTGCTTTTTCCTTTTGGATGGCGTTCATGGGAAAAACCGCGTTCTTTCAATTCCTTGTTGATTTCGCACTCTTTCAGCAGTCCACCTTTTTATTACTGGTCCAAGATGCAACCTGCCTTTACACGCCGCGAGCGTCCTTGCCCCATATGAATTTATGCATTTGCAGATGCAGCCGTACTTCCAGGCGGTCTTGCAGAATCCATTCGGCCAGGGTCTTGGGGTCCAGTTCGCCGAAGACCGGGGAAAAATGGATGGCGTTCATCCGGCATCCGTCAAAATCCAACAGGCGAACCCGCTTGCGTGCAAACTCGTAATCCTCCCGGCTGGCGATGACGAACTTGAGCTCGTCCTTTTCGGTCATGCGCGAGAGATTGCTGTAATCGTTGTGCTCCTCCATGCCGCTGGAGGGGCACTTAACGTCCACGATGCGGATGCACCTGGAGTCCACTTTGGCAATGTCCTGGCTGCCGTTGGTTTCCAAAAGCACCAGAAGGCCTATATTCAAAAAGGCGTCCACCAGGGCCGGAGTCTCTTTTTGCAAAAGGGGCTCCCCTCCGGTTACTTCCACAATGGGGCATCCAAACTGGCCGGCCTTTTCCATGATTTCCGAGATACTCATGGTCAGGCCCGCGTCATAGGCGTAACCCGTATCGCACCAGCGGCACCTTAAATTGCACCCGCTCAGGCGGATAAAGACGCAAGGCATTCCCTGATACGTGGACTCTCCCTGAATCCCGTAAAAAATCTCGCAAACATCCAGCGCCATTTACTCCTCCCAGTAGGCTGCGCCCGCGCCGGGAGCTTCAAAAACCTTCACCCGGCTGACCTTGGTGTACTCGTTGTTAAGATGCGATCCCAGTTGCTTATAAAGAAACATGGCGACGTTTTCGGAAGTG harbors:
- the queC gene encoding 7-cyano-7-deazaguanine synthase QueC produces the protein MNAIQKEKAVVLLSGGLDSATAMAIAKDMGFQVYALSFSYGQRHTTELEAAKRVAKTLGAVRHQVANIDLTCFGGSALTADLDVPKGRAPEDMEKEIPVTYVPARNTIFLSFALAWAEVLETSHIFIGVNAVDYSGYPDCRPEYIQAFTAMANLATKAGVESRTKIEIHTPLIDLTKAQIIQKGIALGVDYGLTHSCYDPSPEGLACGQCDSCLLRKKGFAEAGVPDPTKYFGG
- a CDS encoding radical SAM protein → MALDVCEIFYGIQGESTYQGMPCVFIRLSGCNLRCRWCDTGYAYDAGLTMSISEIMEKAGQFGCPIVEVTGGEPLLQKETPALVDAFLNIGLLVLLETNGSQDIAKVDSRCIRIVDVKCPSSGMEEHNDYSNLSRMTEKDELKFVIASREDYEFARKRVRLLDFDGCRMNAIHFSPVFGELDPKTLAEWILQDRLEVRLHLQMHKFIWGKDARGV